Proteins encoded by one window of Lathyrus oleraceus cultivar Zhongwan6 chromosome 1, CAAS_Psat_ZW6_1.0, whole genome shotgun sequence:
- the LOC127127063 gene encoding DNA polymerase zeta processivity subunit isoform X1, translated as MERRENQKTPQGQIARVLVEFLEVAITSVVFLKGVYPSGAFERRRYMNVVVQRACHPQLRYYIHATVSGLLPFIQKGQVERVAVIFFNADNIPLEKFIFKLAMNLSYGSSVEEVDLQFSLRSFMSKLSISESLTKKLPPDCRWEITAYFRSIPEAGTSKEADLWISTDTKQWQQPPLITPIKSMSSEPLCLQLYLEHPCLSESLL; from the exons ATGGAGCGCAGAGAGAATCAAAAAACTCCACAGG GCCAAATAGCTAGGGTTTTGGTTGAATTTTTGGAAGTTGCTATTACTTCTGTTGTTTTTCTCAAAGGGGTTTATCCTTCAG GTGCTTTTGAGAGGAGAAGGTATATGAATGTGGTGGTTCAAagggcttgtcatcctcagcTCAGATATTACATTCATGCCACTGTTTCAGGACTTCTTCCCTTTATACAAAAG GGCCAGGTTGAAAGAGTAGCTGTTATTTTCTTCAATGCTGATAATATTCCGCTCGAGAAATTTATTTTCAAGCTTGCAATGAATCTCTCTTACGGTTCATCTGTGGAAGAAGTTGATCTTCAGTTCTCTCTCAGGTCATTCATGAGCAAGTTGTCAATTTCAGAATCTCTTACTAAGAAGCTTCCTCCAG ATTGCAGGTGGGAGATAACTGCTTACTTTCGGTCCATTCCCGAAGCAGGCACAAGCAAGGAAGCAGACTTGTGGATTTCAACCGACACAAAGCAGTGGCAACAACCTCCACTTATCACCCCTATCAAATCAATGAGTAGTGAACCTCTATGTTTGCAATTGTACTTGGAGCATCCATGTTTATCAGAATCATTGCTTTGA
- the LOC127127063 gene encoding DNA polymerase zeta processivity subunit isoform X2, whose amino-acid sequence MERRENQKTPQGQIARVLVEFLEVAITSVVFLKGVYPSGAFERRRYMNVVVQRACHPQLRYYIHATVSGLLPFIQKVERVAVIFFNADNIPLEKFIFKLAMNLSYGSSVEEVDLQFSLRSFMSKLSISESLTKKLPPDCRWEITAYFRSIPEAGTSKEADLWISTDTKQWQQPPLITPIKSMSSEPLCLQLYLEHPCLSESLL is encoded by the exons ATGGAGCGCAGAGAGAATCAAAAAACTCCACAGG GCCAAATAGCTAGGGTTTTGGTTGAATTTTTGGAAGTTGCTATTACTTCTGTTGTTTTTCTCAAAGGGGTTTATCCTTCAG GTGCTTTTGAGAGGAGAAGGTATATGAATGTGGTGGTTCAAagggcttgtcatcctcagcTCAGATATTACATTCATGCCACTGTTTCAGGACTTCTTCCCTTTATACAAAAG GTTGAAAGAGTAGCTGTTATTTTCTTCAATGCTGATAATATTCCGCTCGAGAAATTTATTTTCAAGCTTGCAATGAATCTCTCTTACGGTTCATCTGTGGAAGAAGTTGATCTTCAGTTCTCTCTCAGGTCATTCATGAGCAAGTTGTCAATTTCAGAATCTCTTACTAAGAAGCTTCCTCCAG ATTGCAGGTGGGAGATAACTGCTTACTTTCGGTCCATTCCCGAAGCAGGCACAAGCAAGGAAGCAGACTTGTGGATTTCAACCGACACAAAGCAGTGGCAACAACCTCCACTTATCACCCCTATCAAATCAATGAGTAGTGAACCTCTATGTTTGCAATTGTACTTGGAGCATCCATGTTTATCAGAATCATTGCTTTGA